From Spirochaeta lutea, the proteins below share one genomic window:
- the rd gene encoding rubredoxin: MQKYVCEVCGYIYDPAEGDPDNGVEPGTSFEALPEDWVCPMCGAGKEDFSPEE, from the coding sequence ATGCAGAAGTATGTATGTGAGGTTTGCGGCTACATTTATGATCCTGCTGAAGGCGATCCGGACAACGGCGTTGAACCAGGAACATCCTTCGAAGCGCTCCCCGAAGACTGGGTTTGTCCCATGTGCGGTGCAGGTAAGGAAGATTTCTCACCTGAAGAATAG
- a CDS encoding tetratricopeptide repeat protein codes for MTRRNVFFILLVGGLLTLGGCLALEPSKSTAGTSSSDVKITRELNQFYTELQNPDLTPEELAVVIDQIAKYTQLESHAKMVSFLNNRVSNYPDDPYNAYYLWRIADSFEDRGNSQSAYQMYYRILRNYPDVIWQNQSVHFVSLLRAINLDQDTRLTAEFLQQLIHRFPDSVDLGARYLQLAQALEAIGEYPRAYDAYEKFLTFEDTVIPGKPGIHYLIREKVAFYHSSKTWIDRDLDALVRNIKNALYYKNGWSLLRYQAKVNFFAMTWYQERQDFNARPDFELIEFLSQAKRITYASELEFASHGNEAYLRTGGWSPRIPTWFLYFRKIDYPADPQVHGSWEWAGIYFGEAI; via the coding sequence ATGACTCGACGGAACGTATTTTTTATTCTCCTTGTTGGCGGTCTCCTTACCCTCGGCGGTTGTCTTGCCCTGGAACCATCAAAATCCACGGCTGGTACCTCGTCCTCGGACGTAAAAATAACCCGAGAGCTCAACCAGTTTTATACTGAGTTGCAGAATCCGGACCTGACTCCTGAGGAACTCGCTGTAGTTATTGATCAGATCGCCAAGTATACCCAATTGGAATCTCATGCCAAGATGGTCAGTTTCCTGAATAACCGGGTGTCGAATTATCCCGATGACCCATACAACGCCTATTACCTATGGCGGATCGCCGATTCCTTCGAAGATAGGGGCAATTCCCAATCCGCCTACCAGATGTATTACCGAATCCTGCGGAACTATCCCGATGTGATCTGGCAAAATCAATCGGTTCATTTTGTGAGCTTGCTCAGGGCAATTAATCTTGATCAGGATACGCGGCTCACTGCGGAGTTTCTTCAGCAACTGATTCATAGATTTCCCGATTCCGTCGATCTGGGGGCACGATATCTTCAGCTGGCCCAAGCCCTTGAGGCAATCGGTGAGTACCCCAGGGCCTATGATGCCTACGAGAAGTTTTTAACCTTTGAAGATACGGTTATCCCGGGAAAACCGGGGATTCATTACCTCATCAGAGAGAAAGTCGCTTTTTACCACTCGTCAAAAACCTGGATCGACCGGGATTTGGATGCCTTGGTACGTAATATTAAGAATGCACTTTACTACAAGAATGGATGGTCCCTCCTGAGATACCAGGCTAAGGTGAATTTTTTCGCTATGACATGGTATCAGGAGCGCCAGGATTTTAATGCCCGGCCGGACTTTGAGTTGATAGAATTCCTAAGCCAGGCGAAACGAATTACCTATGCCTCGGAGTTGGAATTTGCATCCCATGGAAACGAGGCATACCTCCGGACCGGAGGCTGGAGCCCGAGGATTCCTACGTGGTTCCTCTATTTCCGGAAAATTGATTATCCTGCAGATCCCCAGGTACACGGCAGCTGGGAGTGGGCAGGAATATACTTCGGAGAGGCGATCTAA
- a CDS encoding lytic transglycosylase domain-containing protein, with translation MKILVFGITFLLGILGYLGASPITFDTLFQPSLFNTSGYQPPEASRNFRLGRGQNVDGSSEITPSPLPDPWGRMHPPRSYFVDGIIPDIEAVYNGYQSAAQLSWFISVLTRGDTFRSFIMQEIEQRNLPSEIFFLAMVESEFLVRAESSSGARGLWQFMENSMAPWMYKNSQIDERFGLVQSTRAALNKLEENYRVLGDWLLAFAAYNQGLGAISRAVERTGIRDYWELREAGAISPQAARYVPKILSAYLLSQELGRLGYLRDWSPPFHWTQILVPGGTGIEFLSGTTGIPLSILKLGNAHLLEGVLPPGDFQPLTIPQRYVQPLVSMLSFHPGSKPSGTSYR, from the coding sequence ATGAAAATACTAGTGTTTGGCATAACCTTTCTTTTAGGAATCCTAGGGTATCTCGGGGCGAGTCCTATAACCTTTGATACGCTGTTCCAACCCAGCCTATTTAACACATCTGGCTATCAGCCCCCTGAAGCATCACGTAATTTCCGACTTGGCCGAGGCCAAAACGTTGACGGTTCCTCAGAGATCACCCCTTCTCCGCTGCCTGACCCCTGGGGGCGGATGCACCCCCCGCGATCCTATTTTGTCGACGGGATCATCCCCGACATTGAAGCGGTATACAACGGCTATCAATCAGCCGCCCAGCTATCATGGTTTATCAGCGTACTTACCCGGGGAGACACCTTCCGCAGCTTTATTATGCAGGAGATAGAACAACGAAATCTGCCCAGCGAAATCTTCTTCTTGGCCATGGTGGAATCGGAGTTTTTGGTAAGGGCTGAGTCTTCCAGCGGGGCACGGGGGCTATGGCAGTTCATGGAAAACTCTATGGCTCCATGGATGTATAAGAATTCCCAGATTGATGAACGCTTCGGTTTGGTCCAATCCACCCGGGCTGCGTTAAATAAGCTCGAAGAAAACTACCGGGTTCTCGGGGATTGGTTACTCGCCTTTGCAGCCTATAACCAAGGTCTCGGAGCTATTTCACGTGCTGTGGAACGAACGGGAATCAGGGATTACTGGGAACTTCGGGAAGCCGGGGCTATCAGCCCCCAAGCCGCGCGGTATGTACCTAAAATTCTCAGTGCATACCTCCTGTCCCAGGAACTTGGCCGTCTCGGCTATCTCCGGGACTGGTCTCCCCCCTTCCACTGGACTCAGATTCTCGTGCCCGGCGGTACGGGGATAGAATTTCTTTCCGGTACGACAGGAATCCCCTTATCGATCCTCAAACTAGGGAATGCCCATCTATTGGAGGGCGTACTGCCCCCGGGTGATTTCCAGCCCCTTACCATCCCGCAGCGGTATGTCCAACCCCTGGTTAGCATGCTCAGCTTTCATCCCGGTTCTAAACCTTCTGGAACTTCATACCGATGA
- a CDS encoding SH3 domain-containing protein encodes MIYCYLSGPWLVQTGVLKERLLPSFFHKKSSTTPGRIPLRAPVSALPGLGMMLLFLLAVTGCGTNAIGYGVVLLADEEMSAQGLKNGDLVTLASESDILDSYTIVQNTEEESVTLDVPRWRIQSHETREAAQAFQAQFIPYATIYGRSGRQGLPIRSTAQNTSPLVYRMRRDEGIKIISRHQEQTNIAGLEDYWYEVLTETGVRGWTFGYDLTLVDASETVDASSQSAASQGYDPDDPLQAVLFEKTWRPEYYLPMIRDSQFNLELFRPEFGFFANAEQRIFTIRLKDYQRDFPFSSLYSPRYARYQAEGSSLQITVSTPDRIVLEFEEAGAIRSEVFTAITEDIGEVIQEEQEDRIAKYQMILDRGTQLTSSHYGSIQLFPDFRFTWTGYQRLGANFLPRGFDGTGRIAFTTYLGSNLTNQYTGVITLTSPVWGSKPFLFEMINTGIRLEPATSSTGPVPVVINRDLSPLIMFFEFGGPTGQVSAPGISGSSGTAQPTASTINSSQNPEPLQPVSLDTPNSETAAPQTQEAPEPSEADPQTPGV; translated from the coding sequence ATGATTTACTGTTATTTGTCCGGCCCATGGCTCGTTCAAACCGGAGTTTTGAAGGAGCGTCTGTTACCATCCTTTTTCCATAAAAAATCCTCCACCACCCCAGGCAGGATTCCCCTGAGAGCACCGGTTTCAGCCCTACCCGGTCTGGGTATGATGTTGCTGTTTCTCCTAGCCGTCACTGGATGTGGTACTAACGCCATCGGATACGGTGTGGTCCTTCTTGCCGATGAAGAGATGTCAGCCCAAGGATTGAAGAACGGGGATTTGGTAACCCTGGCCTCCGAATCGGATATCCTGGATTCCTATACCATTGTCCAGAATACCGAAGAGGAATCCGTTACGCTGGATGTTCCACGGTGGCGTATTCAGTCACATGAAACCAGAGAGGCAGCCCAGGCTTTCCAGGCGCAGTTCATCCCCTACGCCACCATTTACGGACGTTCCGGAAGACAGGGTTTGCCCATCCGCAGCACTGCCCAGAACACCAGCCCCTTGGTTTACCGAATGCGCCGGGACGAGGGGATAAAAATTATCAGCCGTCACCAGGAGCAAACTAATATTGCCGGATTAGAGGATTATTGGTACGAGGTTCTTACTGAAACAGGGGTACGAGGATGGACCTTCGGGTATGATTTGACCCTGGTGGACGCCTCCGAGACCGTTGATGCATCCAGCCAATCCGCTGCCTCCCAGGGGTATGATCCCGATGATCCGCTACAAGCCGTGCTTTTCGAGAAAACCTGGCGCCCCGAGTACTACCTGCCCATGATCAGAGACAGCCAATTTAATCTTGAACTATTTCGACCTGAATTCGGATTCTTTGCCAATGCTGAACAAAGGATTTTTACCATCCGTCTGAAGGACTACCAACGCGACTTCCCCTTCTCCTCCCTCTACAGTCCCCGCTACGCCCGCTATCAAGCGGAGGGCAGCTCCTTACAAATTACCGTAAGCACCCCTGACCGTATTGTCCTAGAATTTGAAGAGGCAGGAGCTATTAGAAGCGAGGTCTTTACCGCCATAACCGAGGATATTGGTGAAGTAATCCAAGAGGAACAGGAAGACCGGATTGCCAAGTATCAGATGATTCTGGATCGCGGCACTCAGCTAACCAGTTCCCATTACGGAAGCATTCAGTTATTTCCAGACTTCCGGTTCACCTGGACGGGTTACCAGCGCCTCGGGGCGAATTTCCTTCCGCGGGGTTTTGACGGAACCGGAAGGATAGCCTTTACGACCTACCTAGGTTCGAACCTTACGAACCAATATACCGGGGTTATTACCCTCACCTCTCCGGTCTGGGGATCCAAACCCTTCCTCTTTGAGATGATTAACACCGGAATTCGCCTGGAGCCCGCCACCAGCAGCACTGGGCCGGTGCCCGTGGTGATAAATCGTGATCTTTCACCTCTTATAATGTTTTTTGAATTCGGCGGCCCCACGGGACAGGTTTCTGCCCCTGGCATATCCGGATCTAGCGGGACTGCCCAACCTACAGCCTCCACGATCAATTCATCCCAAAATCCCGAACCCCTCCAACCGGTTTCCCTGGATACACCGAACTCTGAGACCGCGGCACCCCAGACTCAGGAGGCTCCAGAGCCCTCCGAGGCTGACCCCCAGACTCCGGGAGTATAA
- a CDS encoding ABC-F family ATP-binding cassette domain-containing protein: protein MPLLQANAVQYWIADRHILQNVSLTLDPGSRIALSGANGSGKSTLLKLLCGYLEPNGGSIFKDPHAEVGFLPQSGLVHHGKTLWEEAETAFAPYHEFHDQWEAVGQKIGTLGEQLLSIPESQRPAIEGSLEQLTTEQHHLQELLESGGYYRRDREIEIILKGLGFSSGDFTAPCETFSGGWQMRIALAKILLASPQVLLLDEPTNYLDLEAREWLQSYLQNYSGAVLMVSHDRFFLDQTVQAVAELYLGTLSLYRGSYSAYEKRRSAELEQLVKDYERQQQEIQRIEDFISRFRYNASKAAMVQSRIKSLEKINRIEIPEGLKRIHVSFPEAPRSGDITLRLTDLRKEYPNNPIFDSLSLEFLRGQKVALVGRNGSGKSTLMRIMSGKDRDYGGTMNYGAEVFPAYFAQEAETQLTMTNTVFEEVEEAAPTDMIPKLRGLLGAFLFRGDDIYKPISVLSGGEKNRVSLVKMLLSPANLLLLDEPTNHLDMASKDVLLEALQAFSGTVIFVSHDHFFIQELANRVIEVESPATPGVRRVRDFPGNYSYYKYRIAQESSPTDSSGNPGTNTASTPYPDQTSLGKKDHGDQKQLRAAKRRLERQEEELLSKMEELEQEKSRIEHAMAIPEHYTDGKKISALQTALEDVTRDIQITLESWERVSLEKESLPQE from the coding sequence ATGCCCCTGCTCCAGGCAAACGCAGTACAGTATTGGATAGCAGATCGACACATTCTGCAAAATGTATCCCTCACCCTGGACCCGGGGTCGCGGATTGCTCTCAGCGGCGCAAACGGCAGTGGAAAGTCCACCCTCCTGAAACTGCTATGCGGGTATTTAGAACCCAATGGCGGCTCGATATTTAAGGATCCCCATGCAGAGGTCGGCTTCCTCCCCCAATCAGGCCTGGTTCATCACGGGAAGACTCTATGGGAAGAGGCAGAAACCGCCTTCGCCCCGTATCACGAATTCCATGACCAATGGGAAGCCGTCGGTCAGAAGATCGGAACCCTCGGTGAACAGCTGCTGAGCATCCCGGAGTCTCAGCGTCCAGCTATCGAAGGCTCCCTGGAACAATTGACTACCGAACAGCATCACCTCCAGGAACTCCTGGAATCGGGAGGCTACTATCGTCGAGACCGTGAAATAGAGATTATCCTCAAGGGTTTGGGGTTTTCTTCAGGTGATTTCACTGCCCCCTGTGAAACCTTTTCCGGAGGCTGGCAGATGCGGATCGCCCTTGCAAAGATCCTCTTGGCTTCTCCCCAGGTGTTGCTCCTGGATGAACCCACCAACTACCTTGATTTAGAGGCACGGGAATGGCTTCAGTCCTATCTGCAAAATTATTCCGGGGCAGTCCTCATGGTAAGCCACGACAGGTTCTTTCTGGATCAAACCGTCCAAGCTGTAGCCGAGCTTTACCTGGGGACCCTCAGTCTCTATCGCGGCTCCTATTCAGCCTATGAAAAACGACGAAGTGCCGAACTTGAACAGCTTGTAAAGGATTATGAACGCCAGCAGCAGGAAATCCAGCGGATTGAAGACTTTATTTCCCGCTTCCGCTACAACGCCAGTAAGGCTGCCATGGTGCAAAGCCGGATTAAATCCCTAGAAAAAATCAACCGGATAGAGATTCCCGAAGGTTTAAAACGAATCCATGTATCCTTTCCTGAGGCGCCCCGGTCGGGGGATATTACCCTTCGTTTGACGGATCTGAGGAAGGAATACCCAAACAACCCGATTTTCGACTCCCTCTCCCTGGAATTTTTACGGGGTCAGAAGGTTGCCCTGGTGGGCCGCAACGGTTCGGGAAAATCAACCCTTATGAGGATTATGAGCGGTAAGGATCGGGACTATGGGGGGACCATGAACTATGGAGCCGAGGTGTTCCCCGCTTATTTCGCCCAGGAGGCTGAAACCCAGCTGACCATGACCAATACTGTTTTCGAGGAGGTCGAGGAAGCCGCCCCGACGGACATGATCCCCAAGCTCCGGGGGTTATTAGGCGCCTTCTTGTTCAGAGGTGATGATATTTATAAACCCATCTCCGTACTTAGCGGCGGCGAAAAAAACAGGGTCTCCCTGGTAAAAATGCTCCTGTCCCCCGCTAATCTCCTGCTGCTGGATGAACCGACAAACCACCTTGATATGGCCAGCAAAGATGTGCTCCTGGAAGCCCTCCAGGCTTTTAGCGGGACAGTCATCTTCGTGAGCCATGATCACTTTTTTATCCAGGAGCTGGCAAATCGGGTTATAGAAGTAGAGAGCCCGGCTACACCGGGGGTTCGGCGTGTCCGGGATTTTCCTGGTAACTATTCTTACTACAAGTACCGCATTGCCCAGGAATCCTCTCCCACGGATTCTTCCGGAAACCCTGGAACGAATACGGCCTCCACTCCGTATCCGGACCAAACCAGCCTTGGAAAAAAGGACCATGGAGATCAAAAGCAGCTCAGGGCTGCAAAACGCAGGTTGGAGAGGCAGGAAGAAGAACTCCTGTCTAAAATGGAAGAACTGGAGCAGGAAAAGAGCCGTATCGAACATGCGATGGCGATTCCAGAACACTACACCGATGGAAAAAAAATCTCCGCTCTCCAAACGGCCCTGGAGGACGTGACCAGGGACATTCAAATCACCCTAGAATCCTGGGAACGAGTAAGCCTTGAGAAAGAATCCCTACCGCAAGAATAG
- a CDS encoding exodeoxyribonuclease III, which translates to MKLLYSWNVNGIRAAAKKGLFEWLHATNADIICLQETKAHPEQLGPEFTEPEGYTAYWASAQRKGYSGVCIYSKEKPIRVDTMDVERFDAEGRVLRAEYPGFTLFNCYFPNSQAEGARLDYKLDFCQTLQAMASEVVAQGQHVVICGDYNVAHKPIDLENPKSNEKNPGYLPEERAWMDTFIEAGFVDTFREFNTEEKQYSWWSYRFSARDRNIGWRIDYHCVDEGLKPRLKDARIHQDVFGSDHCPVSLTLED; encoded by the coding sequence ATGAAGCTACTATACTCTTGGAACGTAAACGGTATCCGGGCAGCGGCAAAAAAGGGGTTGTTTGAATGGTTGCACGCTACCAATGCCGATATTATTTGTCTACAGGAAACAAAGGCTCACCCGGAGCAACTAGGGCCTGAGTTCACCGAACCCGAGGGATACACGGCCTACTGGGCGAGTGCTCAGCGTAAGGGGTACAGCGGGGTATGCATCTACTCAAAGGAGAAACCGATCAGGGTGGACACCATGGATGTGGAACGCTTCGATGCTGAAGGGCGGGTTCTCCGGGCAGAGTACCCGGGATTTACCCTGTTTAATTGTTATTTTCCCAACAGCCAGGCGGAGGGAGCCCGGTTGGATTATAAACTTGATTTTTGCCAGACCCTCCAAGCCATGGCTTCCGAGGTTGTTGCCCAGGGTCAGCATGTGGTTATCTGCGGTGATTATAACGTTGCTCACAAACCCATTGACCTGGAGAATCCGAAATCCAACGAGAAAAACCCGGGGTACCTCCCCGAGGAACGGGCCTGGATGGATACCTTTATTGAGGCTGGGTTTGTAGATACCTTCAGGGAATTCAACACCGAGGAAAAACAGTATTCCTGGTGGAGTTACCGGTTTTCAGCCCGGGATAGGAATATCGGATGGCGTATTGATTACCACTGTGTTGATGAGGGCTTAAAACCCCGCCTGAAGGACGCCCGGATTCATCAGGATGTATTCGGTTCCGACCACTGCCCGGTCAGTCTTACCCTGGAGGATTAA
- a CDS encoding rhomboid family intramembrane serine protease, giving the protein MRITYNAPVTLTFSLSAALILVVNQTLAPGLIPRVFSVGAVMDPGAILDWLRLFTHPLGHLGWDHLLGNLAFILLLGPILEEKYGSWIFLSMIGITTVITGVLNVLVMPTGLLGASGIVFMMIVLAGMVNFKAGELPLTFILIVLLYVVKEVVSVFAEDSISQFAHLLGGACGAIFGFLRPDKKNPQIA; this is encoded by the coding sequence ATGCGGATTACCTACAATGCACCGGTTACCCTCACCTTTTCCCTGAGTGCCGCCCTCATCCTCGTGGTAAATCAGACCTTGGCACCGGGGCTTATCCCCCGGGTTTTCTCCGTCGGGGCCGTTATGGACCCGGGAGCCATTCTCGATTGGCTGCGGCTATTTACCCACCCTCTCGGCCATCTGGGCTGGGACCATCTGTTAGGAAATTTGGCATTCATCTTGCTCCTTGGCCCGATCCTGGAGGAGAAGTACGGATCATGGATTTTCTTATCCATGATCGGGATAACAACGGTGATCACCGGTGTGTTGAATGTCCTGGTGATGCCCACCGGACTGCTAGGGGCCAGCGGAATTGTGTTCATGATGATTGTACTGGCCGGTATGGTTAACTTTAAGGCAGGAGAGCTTCCCCTGACGTTTATCCTTATCGTCCTGCTGTACGTCGTTAAAGAGGTCGTTTCTGTGTTCGCTGAGGATTCGATCTCTCAGTTTGCCCATCTCCTGGGCGGAGCATGCGGCGCTATCTTCGGCTTCCTCCGACCGGATAAGAAAAACCCCCAAATTGCATAA
- the prfA gene encoding peptide chain release factor 1 has protein sequence MIEKLETMAGRFKALEEKMMDPDLPKDPKRYKEVMMEHNHLSEIVEAYTAYKEVLQGIEDARVMLQEQDSELREMAREELDGLEGKKEGLEADLRLLLIPKDPLDGKNAIMEIRAGTGGDEASLFAGDLYRMYSRYAETMSWKIEVMTAHETEVGGLKEIILSISGKDVFGTLKYESGGHRVQRVPTTESGGRIHTSACTVAVLPEAEETDIAIEEKDLRIDVFRSSGPGGQSVNTTDSAVRVTHIPTGLVVSCQDEKSQHKNKAKALRVLKARLYELEESKRQAELSAQRKSMIGSGDRSERIRTYNFPQNRLTDHRINLTLYRLDQIMQGDLSEIIETLRMTDREEALQSQEG, from the coding sequence ATGATTGAAAAATTAGAAACCATGGCTGGCCGGTTTAAGGCCTTAGAAGAGAAGATGATGGATCCTGATCTCCCCAAGGATCCGAAACGCTATAAAGAAGTCATGATGGAACATAACCATCTATCAGAGATTGTCGAGGCTTACACGGCCTATAAAGAAGTTCTCCAAGGAATTGAGGATGCCCGGGTCATGCTCCAGGAACAAGATTCTGAACTCCGTGAAATGGCGCGCGAGGAGTTGGACGGCCTGGAGGGTAAAAAAGAAGGTCTCGAGGCAGACCTGAGACTGCTCTTAATTCCTAAGGATCCCCTGGATGGGAAGAATGCCATCATGGAGATACGGGCGGGAACCGGTGGAGATGAAGCAAGCCTCTTTGCCGGGGACCTGTACAGAATGTACTCCCGGTATGCGGAAACCATGTCTTGGAAAATAGAGGTTATGACTGCCCACGAAACCGAGGTAGGTGGCCTTAAGGAAATAATCCTCTCTATCTCCGGAAAAGATGTCTTCGGCACCCTTAAATACGAATCCGGAGGACACCGGGTTCAACGAGTGCCTACCACTGAGAGCGGCGGCCGAATCCATACCTCTGCCTGTACCGTTGCTGTCCTCCCTGAAGCTGAGGAGACAGACATAGCCATTGAGGAAAAAGATCTGCGGATTGATGTATTCCGCTCCAGCGGCCCCGGGGGCCAGAGTGTTAATACTACCGACTCCGCGGTGCGAGTGACCCACATCCCTACGGGTCTGGTCGTCTCGTGTCAGGATGAGAAAAGCCAGCATAAAAATAAAGCAAAGGCCCTGCGGGTATTAAAGGCCCGCCTCTACGAGCTGGAAGAATCAAAACGTCAGGCTGAGCTTTCCGCCCAGCGAAAGAGTATGATCGGATCGGGGGACAGGTCTGAACGAATCAGGACCTATAACTTCCCCCAGAACCGTCTCACCGACCATCGGATAAACCTGACCCTGTACCGCTTGGATCAGATTATGCAGGGTGATCTCTCGGAAATTATCGAAACATTACGGATGACCGATAGGGAAGAGGCACTGCAAAGCCAGGAGGGGTAA
- the prmC gene encoding peptide chain release factor N(5)-glutamine methyltransferase: MTPLRIHQALNIGRRYLEKGFSGANPYTYGVFQINDLNPGLESRVLLALALNISPDYLWSRLQDPLEFSSFRCYRELLRKRIAGEPIAYLRGSQEFFGLDYYVAPGVLIPREETEVLVSWVLEDYPEDFYASEGVQPRLHDCCTGTGCIPWTIKYHRNAWLVSASDIDDTAVETAETNRRNLGVDGRVYKADLLNGLPSGPGVYRFDIITANPPYLTQQEWSTCMDAGWKEPELALSAGDDGLLCIRLLIAQARDWLKPSGRLYIESGPSQCKAVAELLQSAGFSDIKIRNDLSDRERITRGTR, translated from the coding sequence TTGACACCCCTCCGTATCCACCAAGCTCTCAATATCGGTCGACGGTACTTAGAAAAGGGGTTCTCCGGGGCGAACCCCTACACCTACGGGGTCTTCCAGATAAATGACCTTAATCCAGGCCTGGAGTCCCGGGTGCTATTGGCCCTGGCGCTGAACATTTCACCGGATTATCTATGGTCTAGGTTACAGGACCCCCTTGAGTTCTCGTCATTCCGCTGTTACCGAGAGCTTCTACGAAAACGTATCGCTGGAGAACCCATTGCCTACCTCCGCGGTTCTCAGGAGTTTTTTGGTCTCGATTACTATGTCGCTCCCGGCGTCTTAATTCCCAGAGAAGAAACGGAGGTTCTCGTTTCTTGGGTGCTTGAGGACTATCCCGAGGATTTCTACGCATCCGAGGGAGTCCAACCAAGGCTGCACGACTGTTGCACTGGGACCGGATGTATACCGTGGACGATTAAGTATCACCGTAATGCTTGGCTGGTCAGCGCCAGCGACATTGACGATACCGCGGTAGAAACGGCTGAAACCAATCGCCGGAACCTTGGAGTGGACGGAAGGGTCTACAAAGCCGATCTCTTAAACGGCCTACCTTCCGGACCTGGTGTCTATCGGTTCGATATCATTACGGCAAATCCCCCCTATTTAACCCAACAAGAATGGTCAACATGTATGGATGCAGGATGGAAAGAACCGGAACTAGCGCTTTCCGCCGGGGATGACGGACTGTTATGCATCCGCCTTCTGATTGCCCAGGCCCGGGACTGGCTAAAACCCTCTGGAAGATTGTATATTGAATCTGGGCCTTCCCAGTGTAAGGCGGTAGCTGAGTTACTGCAATCCGCGGGTTTTTCCGACATTAAGATCCGTAATGATTTATCCGATAGAGAACGGATAACCCGGGGGACACGGTAG